A window of the Arachis duranensis cultivar V14167 chromosome 5, aradu.V14167.gnm2.J7QH, whole genome shotgun sequence genome harbors these coding sequences:
- the LOC107489914 gene encoding probable serine/threonine protein kinase IREH1 — translation MRVAEAGETVLVGLPPFNAEHPQTIFDNILNRKIPWPAVPEEMSPEAQDLIDRLLTEDPNQRLGARGASEVKEHVFFKDINWDTLAR, via the exons ATGAGAGTGGCGGAGGCCGGAGAGACGGTGCTTGTTGGTCTTCCACCTTTTAATGCAGAGCATCCTCAG ACTATATTTGATAATATTCTTAATCGTAAGATACCTTGGCCTGCAGTTCCTGAAGAAATGAGTCCTGAAGCTCAAGATCTTATTGATCG ATTATTGACTGAAGATCCTaaccaaagacttggagctagAGGTGCATCAGAG GTGAAAGAACATGTTTTCTTTAAGGATATAAATTGGGACACACTTGCTAGATAG
- the LOC107489915 gene encoding alkane hydroxylase MAH1-like, with product MAMLFFYAATIASIIITILFVLHVLDRKRSCKDPLFIDWPLFGMSLQLLYNLSQIHDFLANVLNRKGGTAEFMGPWFTNMNFLLSTDPMNAHHVFSKNFENYVKGPEFRDVFDVFGDAIIATDDLEKWRYMKSLFLSLIKHKGFDIFFEKTIQNKVKNSLLPVLDHAWLQGTVLDLQDVFCRFTFDNTSLMVLGFDPKSLSLGFPTVEAEKAFDDIEKCLFYRQMVPKSVWKFQKWLQIGKEKKMVKARKVFDHFLYTQIASKLEELSKTKKTMDANSDKTIRFDSFLAEATRYESLDAKLLRDYGFNFFAAGRDTIASVLTCTEDVKKLVYLHGALCEVLRLFPPIPMERKKPIKAERWMNEKGGIVHVPSYKFISFNAGARTCLGKDMSFIQIKIVTSAILQNYRVRIVKDHSDEITPSLSIILLMKHGLKVKITKRQV from the exons ATGGCCATGCTATTCTTCTATGCAGCAACAATTGCATCCATAATAATAACAATCCTCTTTGTTCTCCATGTTCTTGATCGCAAAAGAAGTTGTAAAGACCCTCTTTTCATAGATTGGCCACTCTTTGGCATGTCACTTCAACTTCTTTACAACTTGTCccaaattcatgatttcttagcAAATGTCTTAAATCGCAAAGGAGGCACTGCTGAATTCATGGGACCTTGGTTCACCAACATGAACTTCTTGCTCTCTACCGATCCCATGAACGCACATCACGTATTCAGcaagaattttgaaaactatGTCAAGGGACCCGAGTTTCGCGACGTTTTCGATGTTTTCGGCGACGCCATAATCGCGACGGATGATCTTGAGAAATGGAGATACATGAAGTCTTTGTTCCTTTCTCTGATCAAGCATAAAGGTTTTGATATCTTCTTCGAGAAAACGATTCAGAACAAGGTGAAGAATAGTTTGCTTCCCGTGTTGGATCATGCATGGTTGCAAGGAACAGTGTTGGATCTTCAAGATGTCTTTTGTAGGTTCACATTTGATAACACAAGCTTGATGGTGTTAGGGTTTGATCCCAAATCCCTTTCCCTTGGATTCCCAACTGTTGAAGCTGAAAAGGCTTTTGATGATATTGAAAAATGCTTATTCTACAGACAAATGGTGCCCAAAAGTGTTTGGAAATTTCAAAAATGGCTTCAAATTGGTaaagagaagaagatggtgaaAGCGCGCAAGGTTTTCGACCATTTCCTTTATACTCAAATAGCTTCTAAACTCGAAGAGCTAAGCAAAACTAAGAAAACTATGGACGCAAATAGCGATAAAACTATTCGATTCGATAGCTTTCTTGCTGAAGCTACAAGATACGAATCGCTCGATGCAAAACTTTTAAGAGATTatggatttaatttttttgctgCCGGCAGAGATACCATTGCCTCAGTTCTTACGTG cACAGAAGATGTGAAGAAGCTAGTTTATCTCCATGGCGCTTTGTGTGAAGTTTTAAGGCTTTTTCCTCCAATACCTATGGAGCGCAAGAAACCAATCAAAGCTGAGAGATGGATGAATGAAAAAGGTGGAATTGTTCATGTTCCTTCTTACAAATTCATTAGCTTCAATGCAGGAGCAAGGACTTGTTTGGGTAAAGATATGTCTTTCATTCAAATAAAGATTGTTACATCTGCTATTTTGCAAAATTATAGGGTTAGAATTGTGAAAGATCATTCTGATGAAATTACACCGAGCCTTTCGATTATTCTTCTTATGAAGCATGGTTTGAAGGTCAAGATAACAAAAAGACAAGTTTGA